A part of Populus alba chromosome 8, ASM523922v2, whole genome shotgun sequence genomic DNA contains:
- the LOC118039967 gene encoding SUPPRESSOR OF GAMMA RESPONSE 1, whose product MAGPWLVDGNRFATKIKNASSASNHERVAWKSDPCKTCPNCHHVIDNSDVVQEWPGLPRGVKFDPSDQEIIWHLLAKAGNGGIKPHPFIKEFIPTVENDDGICYTHPKNLPGVKQDGSISHFFHRAIKAYNTGTRKRRKIQGDDFGDVRWHKTGRTKPVILDGVQKGCKKIMVLYTSTVRGGKAEKTNWVMHQYHLGTGEDERDGEYVVSKVFYQQQAANKGEKTEEDLSEIANAVVAKVDPVTPKSVTPDPPRAERRCQDFDLGKESTNVCTEPYAQHPEVENLEEANLQHESPCYNDQPGMENHVDQMVGDNDNCAEEGTKWWDSESQQLLDSQQLVEGLSLCDEFLQSQSPSRGGHGTGASGKSGLSDYARLGAEHLKKDLEDCQNLELDPANIELDTPPEFRLSQLEFGSQDSFMAWGEGRVAD is encoded by the exons ATGGCTGG GCCATGGCTGGTGGATGGTAATAGATTcgcaacaaaaatcaagaatgcTTCTAGCGCAAGTAACCATGAAAGAGTTGCGTGGAAGAGTGATCCTTGTAAAACTTGTCCAAATTGCCACCATGTTATTGACAACAGTGAT GTTGTTCAAGAGTGGCCTGGATTACCCAGAGGGGTGAAATTCGATCCTTCTGATCAAGAAATTATTTGGCATTTACTTGCAAAAGCTGGCAATGGAGGCATAAAACCTCATCCTTTTATTAAAGAGTTCATTCCAACTGTTGAAAATGATGATGGAATCTGCTATACCCATCCTAAGAATCTACCAG GTGTTAAGCAAGATGGCAGTATATCCCACTTCTTTCATAGAGCAATCAAAGCATACAATACTGGAACTCGAAAGCGTCGAAAGATTCAAGGTGATGATTTTGGTGATGTCCGCTGGCACAAGACTGGCAGGACCAAACCAGTGATCTTGGATGGGGTTCAGAAAGGGTGTAAAAAGATTATGGTTCTTTACACAAGTACTGTCAGAGGAGGTAAAGCTGAGAAAACTAATTGGGTGATGCATCAATATCACCTGGGAACAGGGGAGGATGAGAGGGATGGAGAGTATGTAGTTTCCAAAGTATTTTATCAGCAACAAGCAGCGAACAAGGGAGAAAAAACTGAAGAAGATTTATCTGAAATTGCTAATGCAGTGGTTGCAAAAGTAGATCCAGTCACTCCCAAGTCTGTAACTCCTGACCCACCTCGTGCTGAAAGGCGATGCCAAGATTTTGACCTGGGAAAGGAATCTACTAATGTTTGCACAGAACCCTATGCTCAG CATCCCGAGGTTGAAAATTTAGAAGAGGCTAATCTTCAACATGAAAGCCCCTGTTACAACGACCAACCAGGGATGGAAAATCACGTTGATCAAATGGTAGGTGATAATGATAACTGTGCCGAGGAAGGGACAAAATGGTGGGACAGTGAGTCACAACAGCTGTTGGATTCACAACAACTTGTGGAAGGGCTATCTTTGTGCGATGAGTTTCTTCAGAGCCAATCCCCAAGCAGGGGTGGACATGGGACTGGAGCGAGTGGCAAATCTGGTCTTTCTGATTATGCTCGTTTGGGGGCAGAGCACTTAAAGAAAGATCTAGAGGACTGCCAGAATCTGGAACTTGATCCAGCAAACATAGAACTTGATACACCTCCAGAATTCAGACTAAGCCAGCTT GAATTTGGATCCCAGGATAGCTTTATGGCATGGGGTGAAGGCAGGGTGGCTGACTAG
- the LOC118039969 gene encoding leucoanthocyanidin reductase gives MTVSASIPTAKSRVLIAGATGFIGQFVAKASLDAGRPTYALVRPGLAGCPSKSRVLKSLHDKGAIILHGLITDRENMEKILKDHEIDIVISAVGGGNVLDQVALVEAIKAVGTVKRFLPSEFGHDVVRADPVEPGLQMYEDKRVIRRLIEEYRIPYNYICCNSIASWPYYDNKHPADVLPPLDHFKIYGDGTVKAYFVAGTDIGKFTMKIVDDVRAINKSVHFRPSSNFYNMNELASLWEKKIGRTLPRVTITEEDLLAIAAENNIPESIVASFTHDIFIKGCQSSFSINGPDDVEVGTLYPDEAFRTLDECFDDFALELKDNNKDLGSNGNAAPNHVVESLALSAPCALLV, from the exons ATGACTGTTTCAGCTTCTATCCCCACAGCGAAGAGTCGAGTACTCATAGCCGGAGCAACTGGTTTTATCGGTCAATTCGTGGCCAAAGCTAGCCTAGACGCCGGTCGACCAACCTATGCTCTTGTCCGCCCTGGTCTTGCTGGCTGCCCTTCCAAGTCCAGAGTTCTCAAATCTCTTCATGACAAAGGGGCCATAATCTTACAC GGGTTGATTACTGACAGGGAAAACATGGAGAAAATACTTAAAGATCATGAGATTGACATTGTAATATCAGCAGTTGGGGGTGGAAATGTGTTAGACCAAGTTGCCCTGGTAGAGGCTATCAAAGCTGTCGGAACCGTTAAG AGATTTTTGCCATCAGAATTTGGGCATGATGTAGTGAGGGCTGATCCTGTGGAGCCAGGGCTGCAGATGTACGAAGACAAGCGTGTAATCAGACGGCTGATTGAGGAGTATAGGATACCCTACAACTATATTTGTTGCAATTCAATTGCTTCTTGGCCTTACTACGATAACAAGCACCCTGCTGACGTTCTGCCTCCTTTGGATCACTTCAAAATATACGGTGATGGCACCGTTAAGG CTTACTTTGTTGCTGGCACTGACATTGGGAAATTTACAATGAAAATTGTGGATGATGTGAGAGCTATCAACAAATCAGTTCATTTTCGACCATCCAGCAATTTCTATAACATGAATGAGCTTGCATCTCTGTGGGAAAAGAAAATCGGAAGAACCCTCCCCAGAGTTACAATCACTGAAGAAGACCTACTTGCTATTGCCGCAG AGAATAACATACCAGAAAGCATAGTTGCATCATTCACACATGATATATTCATCAAGGGATGTCAGTCTAGTTTTTCAATCAATGGCCCTGATGATGTGGAGGTTGGCACTCTGTATCCCGATGAAGCTTTTCGTACCTTGGATGAATGTTTCGATGATTTTGCTCTCGAGTTGAAGGACAATAATAAGGATCTAGGCAGCAACGGAAATGCTGCTCCAAATCATGTGGTGGAGTCGCTGGCTCTGTCAGCACCCTGTGCTTTGTTGGTGTGA
- the LOC118039968 gene encoding uncharacterized protein: MSWRRVAKSSQGLIAHALLFSFTLLLSFKLDRAVSYYWWIVFVPLWLFHAVVARGRFSLPAPSMPHDRHWAPCHAVMATPLLVAFEILLCIHLESIYVVNLKIVFLPLLAFETAILIDNIRMCRALMPGDEESMSDEAIWETLPHFWVAISMVFFIAATIFTLLKLCGDLVVLGWWDLFINYGIAECFAFLVCTKWYNPVIHRHSRNGGPSSSSTSRYVDWNRGLMVSDEDEHQSSGICNPQEIGGHFMKIPFIGFQIMLFMRLEGSPPGAEHIPFLILFAPLLLIQGAGVLFAAYRLVEKIVLLLSIGVGSGRYFAVTSKAHDYFEFLYRGSRLLGWWSIDEGSSEERARLYCAGGSGYNTFSAEIVKKKPKTELVDEIRRLHGLLIDQTEITKFSQEEYERLQNDKILCRICFEGQINVVLLPCRHHALCSTCCEKCKKCPICRVPIEERLPVYDV, encoded by the exons ATGAGCTGGAGGAGAGTCGCCAAGTCATCACAGGGCCTTATAGCTCATGCCTTGCTTTTCTCATTCACgcttttgctttctttcaagCTAGACCGTGCTGTTTCTTACTACTGgtg GATTGTATTTGTACCTCTGTGGCTATTTCATGCAGTTGTTGCACGTGGTCGGTTTTCCTTACCTGCTCCGTCAATGCCCCATGATCGCCAT TGGGCACCATGTCATGCTGTCATGGCGACGCCATTGCTTGTCGCTTTTGAAATTCTACTCTGTATACATCTCGAGAGCATTTATG TTGTAAATTTGAAGATTGTCTTTCTGCCATTGTTAGCATTTGAAACAGCAATTTTGATTGATAACATCAG GATGTGTAGAGCTTTAATGCCTGGAGATGAAGAAAGCATGAGCGATGAAGCAATATGGGAGACTCTTCCT CACTTCTGGGTTGCAATATCCATGGTCTTCTTCATTGCTGCAACCATATTCACTCTTCTCAAGTTATGTG GTGATTTGGTAGTTCTTGGTTGGTGGGACTTGTTTATAAATTATGG AATTGCAGAGTGCTTTGCCTTTCTAGTTTGCACAAAGTGGTATAATCCAGTAATTCATAGGCATTCCCGTAATGGAGGACCCAGTTCATCATCAACAAGTAGATATGTTGACTGGAATAGAGGCTTGATGGTATCAGATGAAGATGAGCATCAGAGCAGTGGAATATGCAACCCTCAGGAGATTGGTGGACACTTTATGAAAATTCCTTtcattggtttccagatcatgCTTTTCATGCGCTTGGAG GGATCTCCACCTGGTGCTGAACATATTCCATTTCTGATTCTTTTTGCTCCGCTTTTGTTGATTCAAGGAGCTGGGGTTTTGTTTGCTGCATATAGATTGGTGGAGAAGATCGTCCTTTTACTAAGTATTGGAGTTGGTTCTGGTAGATACTTTGCTGTCACTTCAAAAGCTCatgattattttgaatttttgtaccGTGGATCCAG GTTGCTGGGGTGGTGGTCAATTGATGAGGGTAGTAGTGAAGAGCGGGCTCGACTTTATTGTGCTGGAGGTTCAGG CTACAACACTTTTTCAGCAGAAATTGTGAAGAAGAAGCCCAAAACTGAACTTGTTGATGAG ATTCGGAGATTACATGGTTTGCTCATTGATCAGAcagaaattacaaaatttagCCAGGAGGAGTATGAAAGGCTTCAAAAT GACAAAATCCTATGTAGAATATGTTTTGAAGGACAAATTAATGTGGTCCTGCTTCCATGCAGGCATCATGCCCTCTGCAG CACTTGCTGCGAGAAGTGTAAAAAGTGTCCAATCTGCCGTGTCCCCATTGAAGAGCGGTTGCCGGTATATGATGTGTAG